The window AGACAAGATTGTAGCAACCGTGCTCGCCGTCAAGGTCCCTTCCCAAAGGGTCCCTTCCCTCCGGGCGATCCACCGTTGACCGCTGCGCGCGGCCGCTTATTTTGCCTCCCATCGATTGCAAGGCCGGAGTGTGCGGTTGCCGCACTGCCACATCAAGAGTATTTTCTTATCCCGCCTGCAACCATCGAGAACCAATCCGCGTAACCGCAAGGTTGGCTACAGTACCTTCGCGGAGACAAGCGTCTTGTGATCGTCGCCGCCGGGGCCGCTCAGCAGGTGGGGAACTTGTTTGAAGACCGAAAAGCCGCCGAATAGCCAAGCCCAATGGCGGCCTCGCTCACATCGGCGAGGCTGCCTCTCGTACATCCCGCTTGCAACAGGGTGGCTGAACCCGTTCAATTCGGATCATGGAACCGCATCGGCTGATCATTTTGGGAGCGGGTTTTTCAGTACCGGCAGGCTTGCCCATCAACAACAAACTCATGTCTCTTCTCTTATCACGCTTTGACAGCATGCCGAATGGCGCTCGTTTTCGCGCTAAGCGGGCCATAGAGGACTATCGCGAATATCGACGTCTCAGGACCGGCGCAAAGCCAGGCGCTGAAACCATAAACCTTGAAGACTTCATAAGCTACCTGGACTTGGAACACTACCTAGGTCTGAAAGGTAGCGATACGTTATCCATCGAAGGGAACGATACACAAATATATGTAAGATTCTTGATTGCGAGATTACTCTACGAATGCCAGATAAGGATGAGTGAGACCCAGTGGAAACTCTACATTGATTTTGCAAAGCGGCTGAGCCCTGGGGATGTCATCCTGACGTTCAATTACGATACAATATTAGAAACTGCCTGCGACAGGGCTGGCATTAAGTATCGACTATGTCCTAGTCGCTTTGACGAGGTTCATCGGAGTGGATCGGGAACGCTACGATTTCCAGACGATGAGATCATAATCTGCAAATTGCACGGATCGATAGATTGGTTTTCCCGCGAGCGGTACGATCGCGGGAAATCTTTACATCGGAAGAACCCGCTCAATTCCGAACCACGGCACGCCGTCTTCGATAACGAAACAGAATTTAAGGTCGAGCCTCTGGTCGAGCAGCCTTATCCAGAGGATGATCCATTTTCTTATCTATATCGAGCTCGCAATCTGGCCCCGCTCTTTTCCGATCCGCAGGCGGTAAGCCCAACACCATTCTTGGTTGCTCCATCGCATTCAAAGATCGTTTACTTAAGTCCCTTGCTCGAATTCTGGTATGGTTTCAATACGATGGGTGTTTCCAAGTCTCAATTGATCGTCATAGGCTTCTCTTTTCCTGCACAGGACGAGTACGCCTTGGCACCTGTAATAAAGGCAATTGCTAACTTTCAGAATCACAACGACCCCGGACGCTTCAAGCCGACAAACCTCAAGATCGTGGATTTCCAACAGACACGAGAAGCTCAGGAGCGGTTTTGTAAAGATCGGCCGTTCATTGACTGGAAAAAGACCGTGTCTTTTTGGAATGGCTTATCGTACGAAATTCTAGATCAGGTCGTTGAACCCTCCACATTCCATGGAAGGCCAATCGATAAGAAGGACTGGCCGCGTGCGCCTCAGAGGACTCAGAGAAAGTACGAAGTAGCATTTCCAGTCGAAACCCCGTCTGGCGACTTATTCGGTACGGCGATCCTGCAATGGAATTCTGCAAGCGGAATCGAGCAGTTCGCGGAGAAATGCGGCATCGACCTTTCAAAGTGGTGTCCTGTGGCGATCCGAATCTCTGGAGGAAAGGATAGGGCGAGCGTGACGATACTGGCGGCATCTGCGGATGACTACAACCAACTGGACTCTGAATCTATCAACATCGCTGCGCACACCGATGATGGAATCATCTACATCCAGGAACTGAAGTGCCCGCTGGCATCACCCGAATTGCTGCATTCACTCGGAAAGCTGAATACGATCTTGATTCGCAACGATCTTGGCGCAGTGGAGGAAGTGCGCCAGATCAAATAATCGAGCGATCATTCGTAGCGTTTTCCAGTGAAATTAGGATTCCTGGATAGTCGAGCGAGGCTCGTCGGCACAAAGTGCCGTGTGTCTGTCCGGGCAAGTCTATTGATTTCAACCAATCTTCTGAGCAACGACCGCCGCAACCGCTGTATCACGTTCGGCGTAAACTTCCGTCACGCCCACATGCTGATGACCAAGCATCACCCGCGCCGCCTCGATGCCGTATTCCTTTCGGACTCGCGTCGCATAGCTGTGCCGCAGTTGATGCGGATGCCAGCGGGGAATCAGCACGTCGCCTGATCGGCCGACACCGTTGCACGTCTTGCACATCCGCCGTCGCTTCGATTCAAGCGTGATTTCGCCACGGCCTTCGCACGATTCGCACTTCGGTTGTCCAGCCTTCGCTCGTGCATCGCGATCGGCCCGCACACACGCCCGATCAATCGCCCGACGATAGGAGCCCACGTCATACGCTTCGCGCGGCACGCGACGCGGCTTCTGCTTGCGATTCGTCCCCGGTCGATTTCCGAAGACGAGCGGCGTTTGTCGTTTCTCTCCCCGGCGCTTGAGCCACTCGGCGACCGCGTCCGCCGGCCGGAACAGAAAGGCTTCAAGCACATTGGTAAGCCACGGCCGCAAGACCGCCTGCGACTGTGGCCCCAGGAAAATCTCACGGTCGTGTTCCGCGTAGTCCGTCTTATGAAAGGCAGGCGTGTATTTCCACAGCGAGCCGGTCATATCAAGATCGCAAGCCCGCATGATGCACACTTCGCCAGGCCGCATCCCGGTGAGTCGCTGCAACTCCACCATCGCCCTCACCGGCGGCAGCAGGTAGGGCAGCACCACATCGACATGAGAGTCAGCGACCGGCCGCACCTTCTTCGGTTCCGCAGCAACCGATTCGCCGCGACGAAGGCCCTCGACCGATGAAAGCCCGTGCCACACAACCGGCGGGATCATCTCTTCCCGCACGGCCCACTTGAAGCACATCTTTACGACTTTTGTGTTGTCGTTGACCGTCTTCCGCGATCGCCCCGTCCCGATCCAATAGTCGCGCGCCTGAACGAGCGCCTTCGGCCCGAACTTCGCCGCCGGGATCATCCCGAACAGGTTCTTGATGACGGAAAGCGCCGTCTTGATCCGGCTCATGATGCGCGGGAACTGCCGCCTTGCCCCGTATTTCCGCTGGCAATGCTCCAGGAAGGCGAGCAGCACTTCGGCGACCGAGACGCTCTCGCACTTCGACTCAACGCCACCGGGTGAATCCTCGTTTGCTATCAGCCGCCGACCGTTGGCGAGCCATTCGCCGATCAGCTTTTCATACGCCAGCCGCGAAGAATCGGCATCGTACGGCCCCAAGTAATGATCGCGACCGGAGAGCGTGACCACGGCACGGCCGGAGGGCTTATGCAGCCGGAGGGAAGGAACGCGGGGTTGATTGGATACGGATTTTTCGAGCAATTGCAAGGACATGGTGCGAACCTCGAAGCGACAATCCGGTAATTACCGGGTTGCTTTTCGCTTCAGGCCGCACCGCCCTGACATCAGGCGGGTTCGCAAATCCTGCGATCGGCGTGCTTTAAGGAAACTAGCGGGGGCTGGACTCGAACCAGCGACCTCCGGGTTATGAGCCCGACGAGCTACCAACTGCTCTACCCCGCAATCGTGAGCCGGGCAACTTAGGGCCTGTGGCCTAATCTGTCAAGGCCTGCAGCACTCTCGCCAACGTGTTCCAATTCTAAGACGACAGCCTGCCAATTGTGATGATAGATCATGGAAGCCCGCATCATGTCGAATCCAACGTCGCTGGAGATAGCGTGATCGGTGATTCCGGATCCACAGGAAGCTTCGGAGCGCCGGCATCCCCTTCAGGCGATCTTGATGTTGTCGGTGTTGACCATGCTGCCAGGCGCGAGGAGTTTGCACGCGATAGACCAGTTCGGCCGCAATCATGGCCGGTCGTTTGCGCTGCGGCGGCGCTTGAATCACTCGTGAGCATCTGCCGTGCTGCGCGACGTTGCACAATCTGTTCACCGCGCTGGATCACAAAACCTTCGAACAGACCATCCGTCGCCGGACCATGGGTCGGGTGTCGGCCGGATGGCAGTCCGTGTCGATCGATGGCAAGACACTGCGCGGGGTGCAGGGCCATCAATTTTGCCGGGGTTCACTGACTGGCAACTTTCGCCCGCGAAGCGCAGATCGTGCCGGACCATATTCCGGTGGATGCGGGGACGAACGCCCTCCCGTCGGGGATTCACGCAATCCCACCCAGCGCGTCAGTCCCGATCACAAGCCAACTCAGCTGGATCCGCCGATCGCACATGAGATCAACGGAAATTATTCCGATCGTGCTTAACTCATGCGCAATACCACGCTGTCTCCGGTTCATCGACCACGGCACACGACGCCCCACTGCTACGTCCACCTATCGCTTCAGCGCGTCCTGCATCAATGTGATCGACTCTTCGATGATCTCGGGACGGATGTCCAGCACGGGTCGCAGGCGGATCGACCGATCTCCGCTTCTTAGAACGAGCAGCCCACTCGCGAAGCAGTTACGCCAGAATCGGTTGCGAGTCTCGGCATCGGCCATATCGAACGCCAACAACAGGCCACGACCGCGAACTGTGGTGATCTGCGGCGTCGAATCGGCAAGTCGGCTGAGCTTGTCCAGGAAGAGTTGACCCATCTCCCGGGCGTTTTCAACGAGCCCCTCCTTCTCGACGATATCGAGATAGTGTGTCGATCGGACCATGTCCGTGAAGTTGCCGCCCCAGGTGGAATTGATGCGGCTGGGCTTTCGCCACACATTGTCCTTTACTTCGTCGAGACGTGCCCCTGCCATGACACCGCAGACCTGCGCCTTCTTTCCGAAGCAGAGCAGATCCGGAGTCACGCCGAAGTGCTGGTAACACCAGTTCCGACCCGTTACGCCCATGCCCGACTGCACCTCGTCGAATATCAGCAGCATTTCGTGCTCATCGGCGATGCGGCGCAGCGTTTCGAACCACTCCTTTCGAAAGTGCCGGTCGCCGCCCTCGCCCTGTATCGGCTCGATGATGATCGCACAGATGCGATGCGGCCGCGATGCAATGGCCTTCATGATTTCCGCTTCGGACTGCTTCTCATCCGCGACGGCTTTCTCCACCCTCCGCGGTTCAGGCAGAGAAAAATCAATCGCCGGCGAACTGACACGCGGCCAATCGAACTTCGCGAAGTAGGCTGTCTTGTTTGGATCCGTGTTTGTCAAAGACATTGTGTACCCGGATCGGCCGTGGAAGCAGTGCCGCAGATGCAACACCTCCGTCCCGATTTCGCCGCGACCGGCTGCCAGATTCTTCTGCACCTTCCAATCCATCGCGGCCTTGAGCGCATTCTCGACGGCCAGCGCCCCGCCTTCAATGAAAAACAACTTCGGCAATTCCGGCGTACCCACGACACGAACAAACGTGTTCACGAACCTCGCCATCTGGACGCTGTAGACATCGGAATTCGCTACTTTGATCGAAGCTGCCGCGAGCAAATCGTCCTGAACTTCCGATCGCTGGAAATGCGGATGGTTGAACCCGACGGGCATGGATGCATAGAAGCTATACAGATCAATGAGCGAACGATCAGAGTGTGCGTCATAAAGCCGACATCCGTGACTTCGCTCCAGATCGACGACAATCTCGAAGCCGTCGACGAGTATGTGCTTCTTGAGTTCGGCAAGAACGTTGGTCGGATTGATCTTGGCGGCAGTCGGGGATTGAGTTCGCATTGGACATCTCCACATACCAATGGCCTTCGCATGGGCTGACGCCAGGCGAGGCGACGGAAAAAGTCTGATTCGCAGGGATTGTTGACGAATTGATCGGCTTGAAAGCCGCTGCGTCTCTGAACAAGGCGACGCGCAGGCCGAAGCAAAATTGCAATCATTCGCGGCGCATTGTCACGGGATGGCCCGAGGGGCGCTCATTCGTTGAAGATTTTGGACATGAAGTCCGCGTGGCCGATTGTGTGCCTGCGCGCGAGCACGCCGAA is drawn from Phycisphaerae bacterium and contains these coding sequences:
- a CDS encoding SIR2 family protein — translated: MEPHRLIILGAGFSVPAGLPINNKLMSLLLSRFDSMPNGARFRAKRAIEDYREYRRLRTGAKPGAETINLEDFISYLDLEHYLGLKGSDTLSIEGNDTQIYVRFLIARLLYECQIRMSETQWKLYIDFAKRLSPGDVILTFNYDTILETACDRAGIKYRLCPSRFDEVHRSGSGTLRFPDDEIIICKLHGSIDWFSRERYDRGKSLHRKNPLNSEPRHAVFDNETEFKVEPLVEQPYPEDDPFSYLYRARNLAPLFSDPQAVSPTPFLVAPSHSKIVYLSPLLEFWYGFNTMGVSKSQLIVIGFSFPAQDEYALAPVIKAIANFQNHNDPGRFKPTNLKIVDFQQTREAQERFCKDRPFIDWKKTVSFWNGLSYEILDQVVEPSTFHGRPIDKKDWPRAPQRTQRKYEVAFPVETPSGDLFGTAILQWNSASGIEQFAEKCGIDLSKWCPVAIRISGGKDRASVTILAASADDYNQLDSESINIAAHTDDGIIYIQELKCPLASPELLHSLGKLNTILIRNDLGAVEEVRQIK
- a CDS encoding tyrosine-type recombinase/integrase → MSLQLLEKSVSNQPRVPSLRLHKPSGRAVVTLSGRDHYLGPYDADSSRLAYEKLIGEWLANGRRLIANEDSPGGVESKCESVSVAEVLLAFLEHCQRKYGARRQFPRIMSRIKTALSVIKNLFGMIPAAKFGPKALVQARDYWIGTGRSRKTVNDNTKVVKMCFKWAVREEMIPPVVWHGLSSVEGLRRGESVAAEPKKVRPVADSHVDVVLPYLLPPVRAMVELQRLTGMRPGEVCIMRACDLDMTGSLWKYTPAFHKTDYAEHDREIFLGPQSQAVLRPWLTNVLEAFLFRPADAVAEWLKRRGEKRQTPLVFGNRPGTNRKQKPRRVPREAYDVGSYRRAIDRACVRADRDARAKAGQPKCESCEGRGEITLESKRRRMCKTCNGVGRSGDVLIPRWHPHQLRHSYATRVRKEYGIEAARVMLGHQHVGVTEVYAERDTAVAAVVAQKIG
- a CDS encoding transposase family protein; its protein translation is MIPDPQEASERRHPLQAILMLSVLTMLPGARSLHAIDQFGRNHGRSFALRRRLNHS
- the lat gene encoding L-lysine 6-transaminase, with protein sequence MRTQSPTAAKINPTNVLAELKKHILVDGFEIVVDLERSHGCRLYDAHSDRSLIDLYSFYASMPVGFNHPHFQRSEVQDDLLAAASIKVANSDVYSVQMARFVNTFVRVVGTPELPKLFFIEGGALAVENALKAAMDWKVQKNLAAGRGEIGTEVLHLRHCFHGRSGYTMSLTNTDPNKTAYFAKFDWPRVSSPAIDFSLPEPRRVEKAVADEKQSEAEIMKAIASRPHRICAIIIEPIQGEGGDRHFRKEWFETLRRIADEHEMLLIFDEVQSGMGVTGRNWCYQHFGVTPDLLCFGKKAQVCGVMAGARLDEVKDNVWRKPSRINSTWGGNFTDMVRSTHYLDIVEKEGLVENAREMGQLFLDKLSRLADSTPQITTVRGRGLLLAFDMADAETRNRFWRNCFASGLLVLRSGDRSIRLRPVLDIRPEIIEESITLMQDALKR